A stretch of the Saprospiraceae bacterium genome encodes the following:
- a CDS encoding gliding motility-associated C-terminal domain-containing protein has translation MNKKIFLLFIWIFVSIHSESNAQISCCCGAPKQLDFPGLDFEIDPFPPLNNYFYYTAFTTFGPWNVTQGTIDHGGAEYCGGLGLGNPNGQSHFIDLFGSPPTGSIAGTIEYPLYGLTPGFQYTIKFWYATFTSNGSFSANLKIANGSWLNVTWTANNPGAAVWLEKTYTFVAQATTATLSFTDTGSSSATYQIGMLLDDITIFECPTDLEKPVVNNPPDDYNVECDLDVPPVPILDIMDNCDADPVITFRETKETFDPCTKKITRSWDIKDDCGNIQTEVQIINIIDQFPPEFTQLPKDTFAYCQQDVMKLFNDWVRQNGYATATDACDVINWNSSFIRTPRLTCDTVIVTFKATDHCGKESTESAKFIVKDTSAPRFILPAIDKSYSCIPNVRDSLRSWLQNFGYSSNAMDCDTIIRSSNFDGDSTNNPMVVTFFAKDRCGNIDSSTASFSYRGGTDTFRITQFSCTFPGNSVDTLVFSSGGCDSVVISEKIKRSADSTYINTSSCDPKIKVFDTLRLNNQYGCDSIIFTQVVIHPMDTSRLKIYDCSFTSIVVDTAVFTGQFCDSLVLTEKIPLRKDSIFIQQTSCDSLDTGLKFLNLTNVFGCDSVVRINTTFSGVITQFITKNECGLIKNYTDTLVFSTSTCDSLVITNHIGLKIDTNFIQQNNCDLSQAGIDTIIYQTATCDSIVIVNTQFIPSDTTYIQQSSCDPNLVGITSKLFNTATCDSLVIIKTQFTPSDTTRINLSSCDINQVGIDSMLFATSTCDSLVIINTSFKSSDTSLINQVTCLSSAAGLDTVQLQKSNGCDSLVITNTVFVPLRLQFKLDSISCHDKADANIQILNEQDFSKPYVVYLNQSDLGQQNQLTNLGPGKHQVYIKDQQGCITDSIEIDLQNPEAFTTELGNEQLVNKGSQVQLLLQTNHNWQHIQWNPSGVIGCVDCNPVSFQVDQDTWIYSLAIDERNCESLDSVLIRVRVDAKVFVPNSFSPNGDNINDYFYVQGDPQAVVLLMQIFDRWGNQVFEARNVPVNEPLKGWNGKVAERHLNPGVFVYYIEIGNTALEIKRIWGDLSLIR, from the coding sequence ATGAATAAGAAAATATTCTTATTATTTATTTGGATTTTTGTAAGCATTCATTCTGAATCCAATGCACAGATTAGCTGTTGTTGCGGCGCACCCAAACAATTGGATTTTCCCGGATTGGATTTTGAAATTGATCCGTTTCCACCCTTAAATAACTATTTTTATTATACTGCATTTACTACGTTTGGTCCATGGAATGTTACCCAAGGGACAATTGATCATGGAGGTGCTGAATACTGTGGAGGACTTGGACTTGGAAATCCAAATGGTCAAAGTCACTTTATAGATTTGTTTGGTTCTCCGCCTACTGGAAGTATTGCTGGCACGATAGAGTATCCGTTGTATGGCTTGACTCCTGGATTTCAATACACCATTAAATTTTGGTATGCAACATTTACATCGAATGGGAGTTTTTCTGCGAATTTAAAAATTGCAAATGGTTCCTGGCTTAATGTAACATGGACTGCAAATAATCCGGGTGCTGCTGTTTGGCTAGAGAAAACATATACATTTGTTGCACAAGCGACAACTGCGACTCTTTCCTTTACAGATACCGGTTCGAGTTCAGCCACCTATCAAATTGGAATGCTGCTGGACGATATTACAATTTTCGAATGCCCTACCGATCTTGAAAAACCTGTTGTCAACAATCCTCCTGATGATTACAATGTAGAATGTGATTTAGATGTGCCTCCGGTTCCAATATTAGATATCATGGATAATTGCGATGCGGACCCAGTGATTACATTTAGAGAAACTAAAGAAACATTTGATCCGTGCACTAAAAAAATTACCAGAAGCTGGGACATCAAAGACGATTGTGGCAACATTCAAACAGAAGTTCAAATTATTAATATCATAGATCAATTTCCACCGGAATTTACACAATTACCTAAAGATACATTTGCGTATTGTCAACAAGATGTAATGAAACTATTTAATGATTGGGTAAGGCAAAATGGATATGCCACTGCCACAGATGCCTGTGATGTAATCAATTGGAATTCGAGTTTTATACGAACACCCCGATTGACTTGCGACACGGTAATTGTTACATTTAAAGCAACAGATCATTGTGGAAAAGAAAGTACAGAATCCGCAAAATTTATAGTAAAAGATACCAGCGCTCCCCGGTTTATTTTACCCGCAATTGATAAATCGTATTCTTGTATTCCCAATGTCCGTGACAGCTTGCGAAGTTGGTTGCAAAATTTTGGCTATTCCTCCAATGCGATGGATTGCGATACAATCATTCGGTCCAGTAATTTTGATGGAGATTCTACGAATAATCCTATGGTCGTTACATTCTTTGCTAAAGACCGATGCGGAAATATTGACAGCAGTACCGCAAGTTTTTCCTATCGGGGTGGAACCGATACCTTTCGCATCACTCAATTCTCCTGCACTTTTCCCGGAAACAGTGTCGATACCCTGGTCTTTAGTTCCGGTGGTTGTGACAGTGTGGTCATTTCTGAAAAAATAAAACGAAGTGCGGACAGTACCTATATCAATACATCCAGCTGCGATCCTAAAATAAAAGTTTTTGATACCCTGCGATTGAACAATCAGTATGGTTGTGATTCCATCATTTTTACACAGGTCGTAATTCATCCCATGGATACCAGTCGATTAAAAATTTATGATTGCAGTTTTACAAGTATTGTTGTAGATACAGCTGTTTTTACCGGACAATTTTGTGATTCACTGGTCTTGACTGAAAAAATTCCATTACGAAAAGACAGTATTTTTATTCAACAAACCAGTTGTGACAGTTTGGACACAGGTTTAAAATTTTTAAATCTGACCAATGTTTTTGGATGTGACAGTGTGGTCCGTATTAACACCACATTTTCTGGAGTTATCACCCAATTTATTACAAAAAACGAATGCGGTTTGATTAAAAACTATACCGATACCCTCGTCTTCTCAACATCAACTTGCGACAGTCTGGTAATAACCAATCACATCGGATTAAAAATTGATACCAACTTTATTCAACAAAACAACTGTGATTTAAGCCAAGCAGGAATAGATACCATCATTTACCAAACAGCAACATGTGACAGCATCGTTATTGTCAATACCCAGTTTATTCCTTCAGACACTACATATATTCAACAATCGAGCTGTGATCCCAATTTAGTTGGCATTACCAGTAAACTTTTCAATACGGCCACCTGCGACAGTCTGGTTATTATCAAAACACAATTTACACCTTCCGATACCACACGAATCAATTTAAGCAGTTGTGATATCAATCAAGTCGGAATAGACAGCATGCTTTTTGCAACCAGCACCTGTGACAGTTTGGTAATTATCAATACCTCCTTTAAATCATCTGATACCAGTTTGATTAATCAAGTCACTTGTTTGTCTTCAGCAGCAGGGCTGGATACGGTTCAACTGCAAAAGAGCAATGGGTGTGACAGTTTAGTAATAACAAATACGGTGTTTGTTCCTTTGCGTTTGCAATTTAAATTGGATTCTATAAGTTGTCACGACAAAGCAGATGCAAACATTCAAATACTCAATGAGCAGGATTTTAGTAAACCCTATGTTGTTTATTTAAATCAAAGCGATTTAGGTCAACAAAACCAACTCACTAATTTAGGGCCCGGAAAGCATCAGGTGTATATCAAAGACCAGCAGGGATGTATAACTGATTCAATAGAGATCGATTTACAAAATCCGGAAGCTTTTACAACGGAATTAGGAAATGAGCAACTGGTTAATAAAGGCAGTCAGGTTCAATTGTTGTTACAAACCAACCACAACTGGCAGCATATCCAATGGAATCCATCGGGAGTGATTGGGTGTGTGGATTGCAATCCAGTGAGCTTTCAGGTAGATCAGGATACCTGGATTTACAGTTTAGCAATTGATGAGCGAAATTGTGAAAGTTTAGATTCTGTTTTAATCCGGGTTCGGGTAGATGCCAAAGTTTTTGTACCTAATAGTTTTAGTCCGAATGGAGACAACATCAACGATTATTTTTATGTGCAAGGTGACCCACAAGCGGTAGTTTTATTAATGCAAATTTTTGATCGCTGGGGAAATCAGGTTTTTGAAGCACGCAATGTTCCGGTCAATGAGCCT